From the Corynebacterium zhongnanshanii genome, the window GTGGAGGCGCTGGTCGCCGGTGTAGGCGTGGACGGTGGTCATAAGTCCCTTGACGATCCCGAACTCATCGTTGAGGACCTTGGCCAGCGGCGCCAGGCAGTTGGTGGTGCAGGAGGCGTTGGAGATGATGTGGTGGTTCTCTGGGTCGTAGGACTCGTGGTTGACACCCATGACGAAGGTAGCGTCTTCATTCTTCGCCGGTGCGGAGATGATGACCTTCTTGGCTCCGGCCTCGAGGTGAGCCTTCGCATCCTGGGCGTTGGTGTAGCGGCCGGTGCATTCGATCACGATGTCGGCACCCAGCTCGCCCCACTTCAGGTTGGCCGGGTCCTCCTCTTCAGTGACGGTGATGCGCTTGCCGTCCACGGTGATGGACTCGTCATCGTGCTCGACGGTGGCGTTCAACGGGCCCAGCACTGAGTCGCGTTCCAGGAGCGCAGCCAGTGTTGCGTTGTCGGTGAGGTCATTCACACCCACAACGTCAATATCCGCGCCATAATCGCGAATGGC encodes:
- the gap gene encoding type I glyceraldehyde-3-phosphate dehydrogenase, coding for MTIKVGINGFGRIGRNFFRAIRDYGADIDVVGVNDLTDNATLAALLERDSVLGPLNATVEHDDESITVDGKRITVTEEEDPANLKWGELGADIVIECTGRYTNAQDAKAHLEAGAKKVIISAPAKNEDATFVMGVNHESYDPENHHIISNASCTTNCLAPLAKVLNDEFGIVKGLMTTVHAYTGDQRLHDAPHRDLRRARAAAVNIVPTSTGAAKAVSLVLPELKGKLDGYAVRVPVITGSMTDLTIETEKPVTVETVNAALKKAAEGPLKGIASYSDDAPLVSTDIVTDPHSSIFDSGLTKVIGNQVKVVSWYDNEWGYSCRLVDLATYVGERL